Below is a window of Burkholderiales bacterium DNA.
CGTGCTGGTGACTGGGCCCACGGGCAGCGGCAAGACCACGACCCTCTACGCCATGCTCTCGCGCGTGGACACCGCCACCACGAACGTGCTCACCGTGGAAGATCCGATCGAGTACGACCTGCCCGGCATCGGACAGACGCAGGTCAATCCACGGATCGGCATGACCTTCGCGCGCGCCTTGCGCGCCATCCTGCGCCAGGATCCGGACGTCATCATGATCGGCGAGATCCGGGATGCCGAGACCGCGCAGATCGCGGTCCAGGCTTCTCTCACCGGTCACCTGGTGCTGGCGACTCTCCACACCAACGATTCGATCTCGGCGGTCACACGGCTCATCGACATGGGCATCGAGCCGTTCCTCCTGTCCTCGTCGCTTCTGGGGGTGCTGGCTCAGCGCCTGGTGCGCAGGCTCTGCCCGGTGTGCCGGCGGCAGGACGCGCACGGCCGCTGGCATGCGGCGGGCTGCCCCGCGTGCGGGAACACCGGCTACAGCGGTCGCACCGGCATCTATGAGCTGCTGATGGTGGACGATCGGGTTCGCGAGGCGATCCACGGCGGGGAAGGGGAGCACGCCCTGCGCGCGCTCGCGCGCTCGCGCGGCTTCCGCACCATGGCCGAGGACGGCGCACGCTGGGTGGCGGACGGCACGACGTCGGTCGAAGAGCTGGCGCGGGTGACGCGGGAGGAGTAAATGGGCACGTCGGGCCGAAGTCTTGCGCCTGTTCCCAAAACCTGAGATGGCCACATTCCGGTACGAAGCGGCGCGGGCGAATGCCCGCATCGAAAGCGGCGAGCTGGAGGCGGACAGCGCCAGGGCGGCGCGGACCGCCCTGCGTGCCCGAGGGCTTCTGCCGATCTCGGTCGAGCCGGCTGGGAGCACCGGCGCCAAGTCGCGGGAAGTTTCCCGGAATCGCCTGCCCCCGGCCGAACTCGCGCTGGCGACCCGGCAGCTTGCGAGTCTGATCAGCGCCGGTCTGCCGCTGGATCTGGCGCTCTCCACGCTGGCGGAGCAGGCGGACAGCGAAGCCCAGCGGGAGGTGTTTCGCACTGTGCGCTCGGATGTCGCCTCCGGATACCGGCTGGCCGACGCCCTTGCGCGACACCCCAGGGTCTTCCCGCAGGTCTATTGCGCCACCGTGGCGGCCGGCGAACAGGCCGGGAGTTTCGGCACCGTGCTCGAGCGGCTGGCGCAGTACCTGGAGGACCGTCAGGCCCTGCGCACCAAGCTAGTGGGTGCGGCGACCTATCCGGCGATCGTCGCCGTGGTGGCATTCGGGATCGTGCTGTTTCTGATGACCTATGTCGTTCCGCAGGTGGTCCAGGTCTTCGAACAGACCCGGCAGGTATTGCCGTGGCCCACGCGCTTGCTGCTGGCTGTGAGCGCTTTCCTGGAGACCTTCGGGCTCTGGCTGCTGCTGGGACTTGGGGCCGCGCTGTGGGGAGTGCGCGCCGCGCTGCGTCGGCCGGGCCCGAAAACCGCCTGGGATCGACGAGTGCTGAGTCTGCCGCTGTTCGGACGTCTGGTGCAGGGCATCGATAGCGCGCGTTTTGCCGCGACGATGGCGATGCTCACCGAGGCGGGAGTGCCCATTCTGCGCGCGCTCGCCGCCGCACAGGCCACACTGGGCAACTCGGTCCTGCGCGGCGTGGTGAGAGAAGCGATCGAGCGGGTGCGCGAAGGATCGAGTCTGGGGCGGGCGCTGGCCCAGGCGAAGGTCTTTCCGCCCGTTCTGATCCGGCTGATCGAGGTTGGAGAGGCCACCGGCCAACTACCCCAGATGCTCGCTCACGCCGCGCGCAACCAGACCCGCGAAGTGGAGCGCCGTGCGACGGCATTGGCCACGTTGCTCGAGCCGGTCCTCATTCTGGTGATGGGCGCCGTCGTGCTGGGCATCGTGCTCGCCGTCCTGATGCCGATCATCGAGATCAATCAGCTCGTGCGCTGATACAGGATCGGCAGGCTTGCCGGCCCGTTTTCGCCGCAGTGGTCAGCGTGCCCGACGCGCTGCGTGAGGACCGAACGCTTCGCTTCGAAAGCTGCTACCGCGCCCCTTCACCGGACAGTACGACCCGCATCGTCTTCAGCACGATGATCAGGTCCAGCAAGAGCGTGTGGTTCTTGACGTAGTACAGGTCGTACTGGAGTTTCTTGATCGCGTCTTCGATTGACGCGCCGTAGGAGAACCGCGTCTGCGCCCACCCGGTGATTCCCGGTTTGACGCTGAGCCGGGCGCGGTAGAACGGGATCTTCTCCGTCAGCTCGTTCACGAAGAACGGCCGCTCCGGACGCGGACCCACGAAGCTCATGTCGCCTTTGAGCACATTGAAGATCTGTGGCAGCTCGTCGATGCGCGACCGGCGGATGAAGTTTCCAACCGCCGTGATGCGCGGATCGTCCGCACGTGCCCACTGCGGGACACCGTCTCGCTCCGCATCTACGGTCATGCTCCGGAACTTCAGCAGCCGGAACGTTCTGCCGCCGCGTCCGACCCGTTCCTGGCTATAGAACACCGGCCGGCCGCTTTCAATCAGGATGGCGACGGCGGTCAGCACCATGATCGGGGCAGTTGCGAGCAGCAGGAGAATCGACGCAACCAGATCGAACGTGCGCTTGACGAAGTTCCGGCCCCAGCCTTGGCGGAAGCCCTCGCTGTAGATCAGCCACCCGGCCTTCAGCGAATCGATCGGGATCTCGCCGCGAAAACGCTCGAAGAAGGTGGGCAGGCAACTGACGCGAACGCCTGCCAGCCGGCAGTCCACCAGATCGCGCAGCGGCAGCATCCCGCCTCGTTGCTCACGGGCTGCGACCACGATCTCGTCCACGCGCAACTTCCTTGCCGCGTCCACCAGGGAGGTTCCCGCCGGAACGATCCGTTCCGGCGAAACAGCCAGGTCCTCCGCACGTCCGAGCGGATAGAACGCAACCACGGCGATACCGGCCGCCCTGTGCAGCGCCCGTTCGACGGCAGAGGCGTCGCGTCCGGTCCCGACGACCAAGATGCGGTACGTCAGAAGGTCGTTGCGGATGCCCGAAAAGACGAAGACCCCGCGGACCAGCACGAGACCTGGAATCGCGATGAGCAGGCTTTGGGCGAGAGGGTTCTCGAACCCGTGGCTGTTTGGTCCGAACGAAATGGCCACGTAGGCGACCGGTATCGCCATGACCAGCGCAAACTCCCGGCTCGCGATCAGGCGGATCAGGTCGCCGGGATAATCGTGAAGGTGCAGTCCGAGCCTCAGATTGATGAACACGCTCAGGCTGGCCAGCGTCAGCGCGAGAAGCAGGACGATGCTCAGACTCTCGATGTGGCTGGAAGCATCGATCTGCGCCGCAACCACCAGGATGGCGAACGAGACGAGCAGTGCCTCCAACGCCACCTGCAGCGCGACTGCAACAGGAATGCGATAACCGTAGACAAAAACCATTGCCCCCCCTTGAAGAACGTGCCTACTGCTGCGGTTGTTCTTGGGCTGGTGCCGGACATTCCGGACAACGGCCAATGCCCGACAACGCCAGCCCGTGTAATTGTTATGGCCTTACATTGCAATGCGGCTGCAGTCCATCAGAGCCGGGAAGGGGGAAGCGGCATAGGGGCGGGACTCCAACCCTTGCCGGGCTTGAGGGCGAACGCGTCAACGGCGATGCAGGCTTGCGCCGTGCGCGAAGCAATGCATCCGTAACGCCCAAAAAGGAATGCCTCCCTTCCTGCTACTGCTTGCGGTTCAGCGAACCGCCAGGATTCTCGTTGTTGTTGCTTCTACCCCTTCCTGGCTCTACCGCGGACGCCGCTGCGCGGCAGGCGACCTTTCCGTGTAGCCAGCCAAGGCCCTTTTATCGTTTACCCTGCTTCTAGGCACAGGCTGGATGTCGCCGACCGACGACATCAGCATAGACCAAGACTTTCGAGCAAGCAAACAATAGCTTGCGACGGCGGCATGGAAACATCATCTTATGCTTCAAGATGTCTCTCCAAGTACTTGACTGACCGTAACGTGGAAGAGGCAATGGCGTGTTGGGCATTGCCTACTTGCGGTACGATAGCGGGCCGGCGGCCGCGTCCAGTGCGTGGACCATGTGTGATCGTTCATCTGTTTCTTGAGAAGGCTCGAGGAGCCGCCCGAGGGTGCGTCGCGGGATGCCGGAAACAACGCTCTGGCCAACTTTTCTCAGGAGGTTGTCATAACACACGGTAGAACAGCGGAGAAGACCGGTTCCCGGCGAGCCGGGGGCCCGATCAATGCGCTGACCGTCGACGTGGAAGACTACTTTCACGTGTCGGCGCTGGCGCCCAGCATCGATCGCAACACCTGGTCTTCGCGCCAATCCCGGGTTGTCGGCAACACTCGGCGGCTGCTCGCGCTTTTCGAGGAATTCGGGGTTCGCGGAACTTTCTTCGTGCTGGGATGGGTGGGCGAGAGGTTTCCGCAGTTGGTCAAGGAGATCGCCGCGCGCGGTCACGAAATCGCCTGCCACGGGTTCTCACATCGGCTGGTCTATGAACAGTCTCCCAAGGAATTTCGCGAGGAGACGGTCCGATCGAAGAAACTGCTCGAGGATATCAGCGGATCCGAAGTGCTCGGGTATCGGGCGGCGAGCTACTCGATCGTGGAGGAATCCCTTTGGGCCCTCGATATTCTGGCCGAGCTGGGATTCGTTTACGACTCGAGCATCTTTCCCGTGCGCCACGACCGGTACGGTATCCCCGATGCCGAGCGGCGTCCGCACAGAATGACTACGCCCAACGGCAGTGCGATCCTGGAATGGCCGCTCGCCACGGCAAGCATCTTCGGGTTGAGGTTGCCCGTTGCGGGCGGGGGATACTTCAGGCTGTTTCCGTACTGGCTCTCTCGCTGGGGCCTCGAGTCGATCAACGGGCGCGAGGCGCGGCCGTTCATCTTTTATCTGCACCCATGGGAGATCGATCCGGGGCAGCCGCGCGTGCCCGCGAGTTGGTTGTCGCGGTTTCGCCATTACACGAATCTGCACAAGTGCGAAGAGCGCTTGCGACGGCTGCTCGGCGAGTTCGAATTTGCCCCTGCAAGGGAGGGGTTGGCGCAGCTCGGCCTGCTCTGACCATCGTGCCTGCATCGACGCCCGAGGTCCGGTGAACCGCGCTCCACAGGTCGCAATGCCGTAGGCGCCGTTCGTGGATAATGCCTGCTAACGGCCCATCATGCGTTACCATGTCTCAGATTCATTCAATGGCTGCGACGATCGCGCGCGGCCCCGAAACAACCACAACCGAAGCGACAAGCCTGAGAAAAGGGAGAGTTCTTTGCATGGATTCGATAGCAACGTCAGCCGCGGGCCGCATGTCTCACTCAGCCGCTCGCGCGCGTAGTTTTGCGTGCCGCTTCTGCGGCACTGCGCTGAAGACCACCTTCGTGGACCTGGGCATGTCGCCCTTGTGCGAGTCCTATGTCAGCTCCCATCAGCTTGCCGAGATGGAGCCGTTTTACCCGTTGCACGCCTACGTGTGCGACCAGTGTTTTCTGGTTCAGCTACAGGAGTTCGTGACCCCCCAAGAGATCTTCACCGAGTATGCATACTTCTCTTCTTATTCGACGAGCTGGGTGGAGCACGCGCGCCGCTACGCCGAGATGATGATCAAACGCTTCAGGCTCGGCCCGGCCTCGAAGGTGATGGAGATCGCCAGCAACGACGGCTATCTGCTACAGCACTTCGTCGCGCGCGGGATCCCGGTGCTCGGCATCGAGCCTGCAGCCAACGTCGCCAAGGCCGCGATCGACAAGGGCATACCGACAACCGTGCAGTTCTTCGGCCGCAAGACCGCGACGTCGATCGCCGCCGAGCACGGCCGGCCCGATGTCCTTCTGGGGAACAACGTGCTGGCACATGTGCCGGACATCAACGATTTCGTCGGCGGGATGAAGATCCTGTTGGCGCCGCACGGCGTGATTACCATGGAGTTTCCGCACCTCGCGAGGCTCATCGCGGAGAACCAGTTCGACACCATCTATCATGAACACTTCAGCTACCTGTCGTTCGTGACCGTGGAGCGCATCTTCGCTCACCATGGATTGACGCTTTTCGACGTCGAGGAACTGCCGACCCACGGGGGTTCGCTGCGCATCTACGCGCGCCACGCGGAAAACGATGCCGTGCCGGTATCGGAGCGCGCGCACGCGCTGCGGCGGCGCGAGCTCGACGACGGCTTTCTGACGCTGGAGCGCTACCGCGGCTTCGAAGAGCAGGTCAAGGCGACCAAGCGCAAACTGCTGGCGTTCCTGATCGACGCCAAGGAGCGCGGAAAGAGGGTGGCTGGCTACGGTGCACCAGGCAAGGGCAACACGCTGCTCAATTACTGCGGCATTCGGACAGACTTCCTCGACTTTACGGTGGATGCCAATCCGTACAAACAGGGAAAGTACACCCCGGGCACGCG
It encodes the following:
- the gspF gene encoding type II secretion system inner membrane protein GspF yields the protein MATFRYEAARANARIESGELEADSARAARTALRARGLLPISVEPAGSTGAKSREVSRNRLPPAELALATRQLASLISAGLPLDLALSTLAEQADSEAQREVFRTVRSDVASGYRLADALARHPRVFPQVYCATVAAGEQAGSFGTVLERLAQYLEDRQALRTKLVGAATYPAIVAVVAFGIVLFLMTYVVPQVVQVFEQTRQVLPWPTRLLLAVSAFLETFGLWLLLGLGAALWGVRAALRRPGPKTAWDRRVLSLPLFGRLVQGIDSARFAATMAMLTEAGVPILRALAAAQATLGNSVLRGVVREAIERVREGSSLGRALAQAKVFPPVLIRLIEVGEATGQLPQMLAHAARNQTREVERRATALATLLEPVLILVMGAVVLGIVLAVLMPIIEINQLVR
- a CDS encoding TIGR03013 family XrtA/PEP-CTERM system glycosyltransferase, which gives rise to MVFVYGYRIPVAVALQVALEALLVSFAILVVAAQIDASSHIESLSIVLLLALTLASLSVFINLRLGLHLHDYPGDLIRLIASREFALVMAIPVAYVAISFGPNSHGFENPLAQSLLIAIPGLVLVRGVFVFSGIRNDLLTYRILVVGTGRDASAVERALHRAAGIAVVAFYPLGRAEDLAVSPERIVPAGTSLVDAARKLRVDEIVVAAREQRGGMLPLRDLVDCRLAGVRVSCLPTFFERFRGEIPIDSLKAGWLIYSEGFRQGWGRNFVKRTFDLVASILLLLATAPIMVLTAVAILIESGRPVFYSQERVGRGGRTFRLLKFRSMTVDAERDGVPQWARADDPRITAVGNFIRRSRIDELPQIFNVLKGDMSFVGPRPERPFFVNELTEKIPFYRARLSVKPGITGWAQTRFSYGASIEDAIKKLQYDLYYVKNHTLLLDLIIVLKTMRVVLSGEGAR
- a CDS encoding XrtA system polysaccharide deacetylase encodes the protein MTVDVEDYFHVSALAPSIDRNTWSSRQSRVVGNTRRLLALFEEFGVRGTFFVLGWVGERFPQLVKEIAARGHEIACHGFSHRLVYEQSPKEFREETVRSKKLLEDISGSEVLGYRAASYSIVEESLWALDILAELGFVYDSSIFPVRHDRYGIPDAERRPHRMTTPNGSAILEWPLATASIFGLRLPVAGGGYFRLFPYWLSRWGLESINGREARPFIFYLHPWEIDPGQPRVPASWLSRFRHYTNLHKCEERLRRLLGEFEFAPAREGLAQLGLL
- a CDS encoding class I SAM-dependent methyltransferase — protein: MSHSAARARSFACRFCGTALKTTFVDLGMSPLCESYVSSHQLAEMEPFYPLHAYVCDQCFLVQLQEFVTPQEIFTEYAYFSSYSTSWVEHARRYAEMMIKRFRLGPASKVMEIASNDGYLLQHFVARGIPVLGIEPAANVAKAAIDKGIPTTVQFFGRKTATSIAAEHGRPDVLLGNNVLAHVPDINDFVGGMKILLAPHGVITMEFPHLARLIAENQFDTIYHEHFSYLSFVTVERIFAHHGLTLFDVEELPTHGGSLRIYARHAENDAVPVSERAHALRRRELDDGFLTLERYRGFEEQVKATKRKLLAFLIDAKERGKRVAGYGAPGKGNTLLNYCGIRTDFLDFTVDANPYKQGKYTPGTRIPILAPDKIREARPDFVLILPWNLKDEIAAQAAYIREWGGRFVVPIPEVRVF